From the Argopecten irradians isolate NY chromosome 13, Ai_NY, whole genome shotgun sequence genome, one window contains:
- the LOC138306303 gene encoding BTB/POZ domain-containing protein 3-like isoform X1, whose translation MAVSSFFLAHGKATPTLRQKMEAKKINKGEPRVETHYDISLSTKVPVNDWQTGKSLSESLEHILANGVGSDVTFLVGAKRTHVAAHKLIISSRSPVFFAMFNGLLAEQGEVIIPDIKEEAFKPFLHYLYTDQIQLTYQCVVPVMSVARKYCVDVLVSACQEFLQRSLSPENACFLMEESHVYTEDQLMAACLQVIAKHPQAVLQSNTFVDLCPACLIGITKSDELAVDECLLYRSIIKWANKKCIRLDLKNTGNNKREVLGDILFTIRFPIMDQTFFLDQVCVDGVLTNDEVVDILMFIRKKKKDVSTSFSTKRRRMVYRVGNMYST comes from the exons atggcggtgtcgtcttttttcttggctcatggaaAAG CAACACCTACGTTACGCCAGAAAATGGAAGCGAAGAAGATAAACAAAGGTGAACCTAG AGTTGAAACACATTATGACATTTCCCTCTCAACTAAGGTTCCGGTGAATGATTGGCAAACTGGCAAATCATTGAGTGAAAGTTTAGAACATATCCTGGCAAACGGTGTCGGAAGTGACGTCACGTTTCTTGTCGGTGCCAAAAGAACACATGTTGCTGCACACAAGCTCATTATTTCAAGCCGTAGTCCCGTATTCTTTGCCATGTTCAACGGACTATTGGCagaacaaggggaggtaattattCCAGATATCAAAGAAGAGGCCTTCAAGCCATTTCTACA CTATCTATATACTGACCAAATCCAGTTGACATACCAGTGCGTTGTGCCAGTAATGAGTGTAGCCCGCAAGTACTGTGTTGATGTCCTTGTGTCTGCATGCCAGGAATTTCTACAAAGAAGCCTCTCTCCAGAAAATGCCTGTTTTCTAATGGAGGAATCCCACGTCTATACTGAGGATCAACTGATGGCAGCTTGTCTTCAGGTCATCGCCAAACATCCCCAAGCTGTATTGCAGTCAAACACCTTCGTTGACCTTTGTCCGGCTTGCCTTATTGGTATAACGAAATCAGATGAGCTTGCTGTTGACGAGTGTCTTCTCTATAGATCGATCATTAAATGGGCCAACAAGAAATGCATTCGGCTAGATTTGAAG AATACGGGCAATAACAAACGGGAAGTACTCGGAGACATCCTGTTTACCATTCGGTTCCCAATAATGGATCAGACGTTCTTCCTGGACCAAGTCTGTGTGGATGGTGTACTTACAAATGATGAAGTTGTTGATATTCTCATGTTCATCCGTAAGAAAAAGAAAGATGTTTCCACTTCATTCAGTACCAAAAGAAGACGCATGGTGTACCGAGTGGGAAATATGTATTCAACTTAA
- the LOC138306303 gene encoding BTB/POZ domain-containing protein 3-like isoform X2 produces the protein MEAKKINKGEPRVETHYDISLSTKVPVNDWQTGKSLSESLEHILANGVGSDVTFLVGAKRTHVAAHKLIISSRSPVFFAMFNGLLAEQGEVIIPDIKEEAFKPFLHYLYTDQIQLTYQCVVPVMSVARKYCVDVLVSACQEFLQRSLSPENACFLMEESHVYTEDQLMAACLQVIAKHPQAVLQSNTFVDLCPACLIGITKSDELAVDECLLYRSIIKWANKKCIRLDLKNTGNNKREVLGDILFTIRFPIMDQTFFLDQVCVDGVLTNDEVVDILMFIRKKKKDVSTSFSTKRRRMVYRVGNMYST, from the exons ATGGAAGCGAAGAAGATAAACAAAGGTGAACCTAG AGTTGAAACACATTATGACATTTCCCTCTCAACTAAGGTTCCGGTGAATGATTGGCAAACTGGCAAATCATTGAGTGAAAGTTTAGAACATATCCTGGCAAACGGTGTCGGAAGTGACGTCACGTTTCTTGTCGGTGCCAAAAGAACACATGTTGCTGCACACAAGCTCATTATTTCAAGCCGTAGTCCCGTATTCTTTGCCATGTTCAACGGACTATTGGCagaacaaggggaggtaattattCCAGATATCAAAGAAGAGGCCTTCAAGCCATTTCTACA CTATCTATATACTGACCAAATCCAGTTGACATACCAGTGCGTTGTGCCAGTAATGAGTGTAGCCCGCAAGTACTGTGTTGATGTCCTTGTGTCTGCATGCCAGGAATTTCTACAAAGAAGCCTCTCTCCAGAAAATGCCTGTTTTCTAATGGAGGAATCCCACGTCTATACTGAGGATCAACTGATGGCAGCTTGTCTTCAGGTCATCGCCAAACATCCCCAAGCTGTATTGCAGTCAAACACCTTCGTTGACCTTTGTCCGGCTTGCCTTATTGGTATAACGAAATCAGATGAGCTTGCTGTTGACGAGTGTCTTCTCTATAGATCGATCATTAAATGGGCCAACAAGAAATGCATTCGGCTAGATTTGAAG AATACGGGCAATAACAAACGGGAAGTACTCGGAGACATCCTGTTTACCATTCGGTTCCCAATAATGGATCAGACGTTCTTCCTGGACCAAGTCTGTGTGGATGGTGTACTTACAAATGATGAAGTTGTTGATATTCTCATGTTCATCCGTAAGAAAAAGAAAGATGTTTCCACTTCATTCAGTACCAAAAGAAGACGCATGGTGTACCGAGTGGGAAATATGTATTCAACTTAA
- the LOC138306320 gene encoding serine-rich adhesin for platelets-like: protein CNISLSQPYVTLLKTVTKMDVQIPYVVLVFLTILHLTSGRGKMVEPPQRSSLWRHEEWNGKPMVATNNDDGGLNCGGYWKLHEVNHHRCGICGDAWDNKDRPNEAGGRYAQGYIARTYYHDKSKLINVTVDIEANIGGYFEFRLCPNNDITRKITQECLDKHHLVINGYGHRLYVERDTVYDLQLKIPEDLTCTQCVLQWKWKGSHYWGMCDDGYGGIGCGDQEEYYNCADIAILTSNDTATKDTKNTKESIIHDPNDPRIHAWSTGATERPAKDTTSSWVSGNSISTPSWLQDLLLVASEMEKPNKEKKHHKQHKHTKSKSGTVSSAAPMLNVTSTTIPVHNITTLHGNDTYHNVTYDVENSTDGEVNTTDLGLVTSEHFNNESTVDLGRLDLVHMNNTNDTESPGQDGLNTSGIWVEADPGQKYHQKPDTGSPVVKGIPISDIFLQTDNNALHSETELPWENSAIPSDNSLNWNKDIHVSTEKESKTFWAVSNAIGSTTPDQETAVLHKHSNKDNITEPVSDLNTNIVHVTHIPTSTGKATTGTLFNVYSTTSDVETNTEQTTDAATTDVQTPEQSSDAAFRNRIGSPGIPILAKDYMDIMGQGTISPSPPTVTMDNQIPATTDYPSSAVHGHSIDNKPMVLTTAVTEQTLIENDVTTDVIHDVITDMTTSDSPSTDRTKIKSVIDEFAINTENMPHILEYITTPSILSVTVQPTTPPSYHSSTFNYDPSPDTQSTDPTPTNTSENILFESSNNTLFELSNFTKNNISLNESFVDIFVNQTSDVITDVMNTTDITTHNDSYPTTDAANYTENPQSTSTSEVQLQRPRHTLVHANTAIETTTEGIISHFDKSTAYSVTKEMVENTVSTTPNYGSEPIWNEGQNGGDVIARNENNPEILIKNVTDVLKNSSGTENLQWILSGHMTKSSPSNEGIPIPHFGSVKAPLLGGAAEKVDIRTNKANVRASMVQTYRPRNKPDAVLKPTNFSAQNKSAYRTNLFTGPSNIRNDPTTTESFIQSNHHSIHKDHGPKWIDISANMRFQETSTTGKFDSVPIVGGAQAKPTPTTDNFKPDMILPRGSISFKSSGKKTGQNAASPTPEFHNNGQLSYGGQDIIDAGRTVGIPLSQIRPGIGGVLSDGRQIISGLDFVDTDLQYETGNRTVAMPLIGNAADVASIASNAQIEPPDVSMAFQSPVAMRRISQESPMDKVGGDSFMHPPPPSERLNMRPNQVMEDIMRKLTPEQNSQGSQRPQG, encoded by the exons TGTAACATATCGTTGTCCCAGCCTTACGTGACACTGTTAAAGACCGTCACAAAAATGGACGTACAAATTCCGTATGTAGTGCTGGTCTTTCTGACAATTCTCCACCTAACGTCGGGGCGAGGCAAAATGGTGGAACCGCCTCAGAGGTCAAGTCTATGGAGGCACGAGGAGTGGAACGGCAAACCAATGGTGGCCACAAATAACGATGATGGGGGTCTCAACTGTGGCGGATACTGG AAACTACATGAAGTAAACCATCATAGATGCGGTATATGCGGAGATGCGTGGGATAACAAAGATCGACCAAACGAGGCTGGCGGGCGATACGCGCAGGGATACATAGCTAGGACGTATTACCATGACAAAAGTAAACTCATCAACGTCACGGTTGACATCGAAGCAAATATTGGCGGATATTTCGAATTTCGACTTTGCCCCAATAACGACATAACGAGAAAGATTACTCAGGAATGTCTAGATAAACATCACCTGGTGATTAACGGGTATGGACATAGATTATATGTGGAGAGAGACACGGTGTATGATCTCCAGCTGAAGATTCCAGAGGACCTCACCTGTACCCAGTGTGTACTACAGTGGAAATGGAAGGGAT CTCATTACTGGGGGATGTGCGACGACGGGTATGGTGGTATTGGATGTGGAGACCAAGAGGAATATTACAATTGTGCCGATATCGCTATTCTAACGTCCAACGACACTGCAACAAAAGACACTAAGAATACAAAGGAGAGTATAATCCATGACCCAAATGACCCTAGAATCCATGCGTGGAGCACTGGAGCTACTGAACGTCCCGCCAAAGATACAACATCATCGTGGGTTTCAGGAAACTCAATATCAACTCCATCTTGGTTACAAGACCTCCTTCTAGTTGCAAGCGAAATGGAAAAACCAAATAAGGAAAAGAAGCATCATAAACAGCACAAACATACGAAAAGTAAGTCTGGTACAGTATCCAGTGCTGCACCGATGCTGAATGTGACGTCTACAACCATTCCAGTGCATAATATCACTACTCTACATGGAAATGATACGTATCATAATGTTACATATGATGTTGAAAACAGCACCGACGGGGAGGTAAATACCACTGACTTAGGACTTGTAACGTCAGAACATTTCAACAACGAATCGACAGTAGATTTAGGAAGATTGGACCTTGTTCATATGAATAATACGAATGACACAGAATCACCTGGCCAGGATGGCCTGAACACATCCGGTATATGGGTTGAAGCAGATCCTGGTcaaaaatatcatcaaaaaCCTGACACCGGGTCTCCTGTCGTCAAGGGCATTCCGATATCTGATATATTTCTTCAGACTGATAATAACGCGTTACATTCAGAAACCGAACTACCATGGGAAAATTCGGCGATTCCGTCCGACAATTCCCTAAATTGGAATAAGGATATTCATGTTTCAACTGAGAAAGAATCAAAGACATTCTGGGCAGTATCAAACGCAATCGGTTCTACCACTCCTGATCAGGAGACAGCGGTCTTACATAAACATAGCAACAAAGACAATATAACAGAGCCTGTCTCGGATTTGAATACAAACATCGTCCATGTCACCCACATACCGACAAGTACAGGAAAAGCTACCACAGGTACATTATTTAATGTTTACTCGACAACATCTGATGTTGAAACAAATACCGAGCAGACGACAGATGCCGCCACGACTGACGTTCAAACACCAGAGCAATCGTCGGATGCAGCTTTCCGGAACCGTATTGGTTCTCCGGGAATCCCGATTTTAGCGAAGGATTACATGGATATAATGGGGCAAGGGACCATTTCTCCGTCCCCTCCCACCGTCACAATGGACAACCAGATCCCGGCCACCACTGACTACCCATCGTCCGCAGTACACGGACATAGTATAGACAACAAACCAATGGTTCTTACCACGGCCGTAACTGAACAAACTCTCATTGAAAATGACGTAACAACTGACGTCATTCATGACGTTATAACTGATATGACAACCTCTGATTCCCCTTCAACCGACCGCACTaaaattaaatctgttataGATGAATTCGCAATTAATACTGAAAACATGCCTCATATATTAGAATACATTACCACTCCCAGTATATTGTCTGTGACAGTACAACCTACAACTCCACCTTCGTACCACTCCTCGACATTTAATTACGACCCAAGTCCTGACACACAGAGTACAGACCCAACGCCTACAAATACCTCCGAAAATATACTATTTGAATCTTCAAACAATACACTTTTTGAGCTGTCAAACTTCACTAAAAATAATATCTCCCTCAACGAATCTTTTGTGGATATTTTCGTCAATCAAACGAGTGATGTTATCACCGATGTTATGAACACTACAGATATTACAACACATAACGATTCCTACCCAACCACTGATGCTGCAAATTATACGGAGAATCCGCAATCTACCAGCACTTCCGAAGTGCAGCTGCAACGACCGCGGCATACTCTTGTCCATGCCAACACAGCCATCGAAACAACGACGGAAGGAATCATatcacattttgataaaagtacGGCCTACAGTGTCACAAAAGAGATGGTGGAAAATACCGTATCTACCACACCAAATTACGGATCTGAACCTATTTGGAATGAGGGTCAAAATGGGGGTGATGTAATCGCTAGAAATGAAAACAACCCGGAAATCTTGATAAAAAACGTAACCGATGTTTTGAAAAATAGCTCGGGTACAGAAAATCTCCAATGGATTTTATCGGGTCATATGACTAAATCTAGTCCAAGCAATGAAGGGATACCAATTCCACATTTCGGCTCCGTGAAAGCACCACTTTTAGGCGGAGCAGCTGAGAAGGTTGATATCCGTACCAATAAAGCTAATGTCAGGGCGTCGATGGTACAGACATACAGACCAAGAAATAAGCCCGATGCAGTGTTGAAGCCTACTAACTTCTCAGCGCAGAATAAATCTGCCTACCGTACAAACCTATTTACCGGTCCATCAAATATCAGAAATGATCCGACGACTACGGAAAGCTTCATTCAATCAAACCACCACTCGATTCATAAAGATCATGGTCCTAAATGGATAGATATTTCAGCAAATATGAGATTTCAGGAAACATCAACCACCGGTAAGTTTGACTCCGTTCCCATTGTTGGTGGGGCACAGGCAAAACCTACCCCGACCACCGACAATTTTAAACCTGATATGATTCTACCCCGTGGTAGTATATCGTTCAAATCCAGCGGGAAGAAAACTGGACAAAACGCCGCAAGTCCTACACCTGAATTTCACAACAATGGTCAGCTTTCTTATGGAGGACAGGATATTATCGATGCTGGGAGGACAGTAGGGATCCCTTTGAGTCAGATACGACCGGGAATTGGCGGCGTCTTGTCAGACGGGAGACAAATCATTTCCGGACTAGATTTTGTCGACACGGACCTGCAATATGAAACCGGAAATAGGACAGTGGCCATGCCATTGATTGGCAATGCAGCTGATGTGGCTTCAATAGCATCCAATGCTCAGATAGAACCACCAGACGTGTCAATGGCCTTCCAGTCACCTGTGGCCATGAGGAGGATCTCACAGGAGTCACCTATGGATAAAGTTGGTGGTGATTCGTTCATGCACCCTCCCCCTCCCAGTGAACGGTTAAATATGCGTCCTAACCAGGTTATGGAGGACATTATGCGGAAGTTAACGCCAGAACAAAATTCACAGGGTTCTCAACGACCCCAGGGTTAG